The sequence AGAGCCTACCCTAATAGGTTGTTTTTTGGATGATTTCTCCAGACAGATATGCACGtgagagagaaaattttaatccTAATAGGCTCTTGGTACCAAGCATTTGGTGGATCTGGAGGAAGATATCCTCAATATTGCATGGCTTACGAGGACTTGAGGGTAAATTTTCTTCTTTGGATGTGCGTATCTATATTGATGTCACCTGTATATGCTTACAGCCCCGTTTTGTTTATCACGTTAAGTTGCTGAATCAAACTAAATATATTTCCCTTACTTGCTGACTGCTGATAATTGTCTTTTGAGGTAATATTACTTTTACTGGGCTCGTTGGATAGATTTTTAAGTGACTGCTGGATGTTATGATGTGGCAGCACTTTGGTGTAGAATTTCCTCGTCAGTCACCTCATGCAGCTCCAATTTTTACTCCACCAGCTACACATCCAACATCAAGACTTCCTCAACCAGGTTATGGGATGCCAAGTAGTTCCTCAACACGGCTTGATGAAGCAATGGCAGCTGAAGAAAATTTGAGGTTTTGACCCAACACTGTTTGTAGTGTACTTGGTTTTTTTGACCCGAATGTTATGACTCTTATCTCAACGACTTTAGCTTAGTTATAATATATCCACACTCCAATTTTCATTCCTGTAGCTCATCTAGCATAGATTCCATGCGACAAGTTTTGGCTCTCTTGATTGACATGCTGCAAGCTATTGATCCAAGTGATCGAACGGTATATAGAAATATCAATTTTAGCCATCAATGATAAGAAATTGTCGCatacttaaaaaataattttcctttttccttgtAGTCCGTTAAAGATGAAGTGATAGTCGACCTTGTCGAGCAATGTCGTGCCAATCAAAAGAAGTTAATGCAGATGTTATCAACAACGGGGTCTGtcattcatatatttattttcttgttattcttctttcttgttttctgctGTCATCTTTGGTTTTTTTCCCTCTAATTTTAGATGTTTTTTGCCCCGTAATCTGCACCATAACAGGGATGAAGAACTTCTTGGTCAGGGTCTTGAATTGAATGATAGCCTGCAGAGTACGCTCGCAAAGCATGATGCAGTAGCCTCTGGTTCCTCACCGCCTGTTCAAGTAACAAATGTGCAGCCCGGGGAAGCAGGAAAACCTAACTCCAGTCTCCAGCCTGCTGAAGTTGAGGTAGCCAAGGATACAGCAAATACCGACCCTTCTGTACCAGTTCCTGTTCATAGGGAGCTGAGTGAggaggaggaagaggaagacGAGTTTGCTTTGCTAGCCCGAAGGTTTAACTTTATTGATAATTCCCCTCACACATTTTCTCAAGTGAAAAAATTTAGCGGTGTATCTGTATATCACCATCATTTTGAAACTGGATATAAATATTCAAGCATTCTTTTTGGCAATCGCGAATTGACTGGTAGATACTCAGGGCAGAAGGTGAGTCAAGCTCAATAGAAACtagtttttttcttttgaactCACAGGCTCGAGAAAATTTGCTTGGTGGATGCTGTCACAGTTTCTGAACTCATGGTTTATTTTTCAAGTTTCTTTGCATTCAAAATATGCGCTCAAGAAAATTCGTTTGTAATTTTGATTTATCTTCATTCATTAATTGGTAATGAAGTGTGTTTGGCATGCATGCAGACATTCAAAAACTCCTGTTGCTGCTTCAAATAGCACGCCTGAGTTAAAAGTCGAAGATTTGACACTTGTAAAGACGATGCGAGATGCGGCATATCCAGAATCCCCCTTGAGCTCTTCCATGAGTAATGCTCTAGTTCCTACCACCACAGCCACTCCGGTACAAACCAAAGATCAAGATATTATAGACCTTCTGAGCATCACGTTATCAACTGAAAAACCTTCTCAGACTCCGACTTCTCCGGTGCATAGCACACCTCAGGGGCATATGCCGTCTGTCAGTCCAGGGGTTGCATTTTCTTCCAAGGCTTATCCTGGTCACCCTGGTGTGGCCTTCAACAATTATGTAGCCCCATGGGCTCAACCCCGACCCCAACATGGCATTCATTCTCAATCTGAGCAGCAGCCCCTTCAGCAACCACAATCTTCTCTTACGACACCTCAATATCCCCAGTATGCTCCGACTGTGTACCCTCCTCCACCATGGGCCTCTACTCCTGGCTACTTCAGCAATCCAAATCCCGGGCCTAGACTGCCTAACACATATGAAACTCCAAGACCCACGTCATCATCTACGCCTAGGCCTTTGCGACAAGAGTCAAGTAATGGAACTACAATTGCCATCTCCAGTCCGAGGTCTGTGGCTCCCAATGCAGGACAGAAACCATTTATTCCATCATACAGGTTGTTTGAAGATCTTAATGTATTTGGCAGTACGGATGGAGGATTTAAAGCAACAAGTCATTCATCACCAAGCTTATCAGGATCCACCAACCATAGTTAGTGATTTGGGATTCTAGTTGCATCATGTCATTTTGGTGTAAATGTTTTTTAGTGTGGAGTATGAGTGGTGTAGATATTAGATTTGATCTAGAGTCATTGCACTATAGTTGAAGCCAGCAGTGAAAGACAGGAGCTGCTTGATGAAATAGATTTCCACTTAGGATGCTTGGTGGGTGCTATCATTTGGCAGTCTTCTGGTttcatttcttgaaatttatGGATAGGATTTGCATTTGTTTTATGTATTGGAAACTATAATTTGGACTAATAATATCATTTGTTATCTCTCTCCAGTTTTagtatatagttttttttaccgtatatctaacatatatataaatataccacttcaattgtgaatttcttTATATGttcttgttcatttaagttggccaattaaattattaggtaatcttaagattttttttttgtaattcattttccatcttaaatgaatttggacattatTACACATTCATTTTATTTCctaattttatgtcaaaaaattatttatttacatttccttattcatttaagttagcaaattaaattaatgtctTTTTAAGAGTTTTTTGTGATTTATTGTCATCTTAAATAGATTTATTCATCtttctttattaattttatgccaaaaaaattatttatttacatttccttGTTCGtttaagttagcaaattaaattaatgtctttttaagggttttttgtgattcattgtcatcttaacatattatacatataaatataccacttcAATTGTAAATTTCCTTATatgtccttgttcatttaagttggccaattaaattattaggtaatcttaagagttttttttgtattcattgtccatcttaaatgaatttggacattatTACACATTCATTTTATTTCctaattttatgtcaaaaaattatttatttacatttccttattcatttaagttagcaaattaaGTTAATGTCTTTTTAAGagttttttgtgattcattgtcatCTTAAATAGATttattcctctttttttttcttaattttatgccaaaaaaattatttatttacatttccttGTTCGtttaagttagcaaattaaattaatgtctttttaagggtttttttgtgattcattgtcatATTAGATAGATTTATTACTCCTCTTTCCtaattttatgccaaaaaaattatttatttacatttcctttttaatttaaattagcaaattaaattaatgtctttttaagggttttttgtgattcattgtcatcttagatagatttggac comes from Primulina huaijiensis isolate GDHJ02 unplaced genomic scaffold, ASM1229523v2 scaffold10763, whole genome shotgun sequence and encodes:
- the LOC140965533 gene encoding TOM1-like protein 6; this translates as MISSMASIATSSSATVRVEKATSEFLIGPDWTMNIDICDTINLNQMLAKDVVKAVKKRLQHKNPKVQLLALTLLETMVKNCGDYVHMQIAERNILQEMVKIVKKKTDMHVREKILILIGSWYQAFGGSGGRYPQYCMAYEDLRHFGVEFPRQSPHAAPIFTPPATHPTSRLPQPGYGMPSSSSTRLDEAMAAEENLSSSSIDSMRQVLALLIDMLQAIDPSDRTSVKDEVIVDLVEQCRANQKKLMQMLSTTGDEELLGQGLELNDSLQSTLAKHDAVASGSSPPVQVTNVQPGEAGKPNSSLQPAEVEVAKDTANTDPSVPVPVHRELSEEEEEEDEFALLARRHSKTPVAASNSTPELKVEDLTLVKTMRDAAYPESPLSSSMSNALVPTTTATPVQTKDQDIIDLLSITLSTEKPSQTPTSPVHSTPQGHMPSVSPGVAFSSKAYPGHPGVAFNNYVAPWAQPRPQHGIHSQSEQQPLQQPQSSLTTPQYPQYAPTVYPPPPWASTPGYFSNPNPGPRLPNTYETPRPTSSSTPRPLRQESSNGTTIAISSPRSVAPNAGQKPFIPSYRLFEDLNVFGSTDGGFKATSHSSPSLSGSTNHS